In Cupriavidus basilensis, one genomic interval encodes:
- a CDS encoding DUF1488 domain-containing protein produces the protein MDIKFQEQERYDINNEGLLFHAVVDGQPVTCVVTREALWEGFSADQVLSLEEAFRAGRETIERAAVVLIEQGAAQPVVVKRAHVAPL, from the coding sequence ATGGATATCAAGTTCCAAGAGCAAGAGCGTTACGATATCAATAATGAAGGCTTGCTATTTCACGCCGTTGTCGACGGCCAACCAGTCACTTGCGTGGTGACCCGTGAAGCGCTGTGGGAAGGCTTCAGTGCCGACCAGGTGTTGTCGCTGGAAGAAGCATTCCGCGCCGGACGTGAAACCATCGAGCGTGCTGCGGTGGTGCTGATCGAGCAGGGCGCCGCCCAGCCAGTGGTAGTCAAGCGCGCCCATGTGGCGCCGCTCTGA